In Legionella sp. PATHC035, a genomic segment contains:
- the recR gene encoding recombination mediator RecR, producing the protein MDMLNRLVEALRCLPGVGPKSAQRMVFHLLQHQRQRGLHLASCLEEAMNNIHHCERCANYTEQKVCTLCQNPNRDSSLLCVVESPADVSAIEQSNAFQGKYFVLMGKISPLDGLGPEDIGLPRLKNLIIQEQVKEVILALSPSIEGQTTIHFIHQLLHNLPINITQLAHGIPSGGELEFLDGNTIGNALRNRAIIHV; encoded by the coding sequence ATGGATATGCTAAACCGTCTGGTAGAAGCGTTACGCTGTCTGCCAGGCGTAGGTCCAAAATCAGCACAGCGTATGGTGTTTCATTTACTCCAGCATCAAAGACAGAGAGGGTTACACCTTGCCTCATGTCTAGAGGAAGCGATGAACAACATTCATCATTGTGAACGCTGTGCCAATTATACAGAGCAAAAAGTTTGTACTCTCTGCCAAAATCCAAATCGGGACTCCTCCTTACTTTGTGTCGTAGAAAGCCCAGCTGATGTATCTGCTATAGAACAAAGCAACGCGTTTCAAGGGAAGTACTTCGTTCTCATGGGAAAAATATCCCCACTCGATGGATTAGGCCCAGAAGACATTGGATTACCCCGACTGAAAAACCTTATCATCCAAGAACAAGTTAAAGAAGTGATATTGGCGTTAAGCCCCAGCATAGAAGGACAAACGACCATTCATTTTATTCACCAGCTTTTGCATAATCTGCCAATCAATATTACTCAATTGGCGCATGGCATCCCTTCTGGTGGAGAATTAGAGTTTTTAGATGGTAACACCATAGGAAACGCCCTTCGCAACAGAGCAATAATTCATGTTTAA
- a CDS encoding DUF547 domain-containing protein: MFKTVFRSKYLLILMLLISGLANASFYKNLWPTWEVNNPLSKEVISHKLWQDFLNRRIVTNEENINLVDYAHMTQTDLNLLKDYLKSMSEVNIDNYNRDEQLAYWINVYNALTVQIISNYYPVTSIQEINISPGLFSIGPWGANLITVKDTSLTLDDINNRIIRAIWNDPRTHYALSNGTIGAPNLSRKIYQGKMLEEQLNQAASNYINSLRGVNVIEGKLIISKLYDWYEEDFGGNKKDVIFHLLQFAKEPLLSQLKHINTIDSYIYNWHLNSPSHDQE, encoded by the coding sequence ATGTTTAAAACAGTATTTCGCAGTAAATATCTTCTTATCCTCATGCTTCTCATATCAGGGTTAGCAAATGCGTCTTTTTATAAAAATTTATGGCCAACATGGGAAGTAAATAACCCTTTATCAAAAGAAGTAATTTCTCATAAACTGTGGCAGGATTTTCTAAATCGACGTATTGTTACCAATGAAGAAAATATCAATCTGGTTGATTATGCCCACATGACTCAAACAGACTTAAATTTACTTAAAGACTACTTAAAGAGCATGTCTGAAGTAAATATTGATAATTACAACCGGGATGAACAATTGGCGTATTGGATTAATGTTTACAATGCGCTTACGGTGCAAATTATATCTAATTATTATCCAGTTACTTCAATCCAAGAAATAAATATTTCGCCAGGATTATTCAGTATAGGCCCCTGGGGGGCTAATCTAATCACAGTAAAAGACACTTCTTTAACTTTAGATGACATTAATAACCGCATCATCAGAGCGATTTGGAATGATCCTCGCACTCATTATGCCTTGAGTAATGGCACTATTGGCGCACCTAATCTAAGTAGAAAAATCTATCAAGGTAAAATGCTTGAAGAACAACTAAATCAAGCTGCCTCAAATTACATTAACTCACTGAGAGGAGTAAATGTTATTGAAGGAAAACTAATCATCTCTAAATTATACGATTGGTATGAAGAGGATTTTGGTGGAAACAAAAAAGATGTCATTTTTCATTTATTACAATTTGCTAAAGAACCTTTACTGAGCCAACTCAAACACATAAACACCATTGACAGTTACATTTATAATTGGCATTTAAACAGCCCTTCTCATGATCAGGAATAG